The following are encoded in a window of Streptococcus pasteurianus genomic DNA:
- a CDS encoding UPF0223 family protein has translation MKNYSYPLDLSWSTEEIASVLHFLNQVEAAYETKGSVKDILDSYAIFKTIVKSKAQEKQIDREFERNSGYSTYQAVKAAKAKEKGYISLGK, from the coding sequence ATGAAAAATTACAGCTATCCTCTTGATTTGTCTTGGAGCACTGAAGAAATTGCCTCAGTGCTTCATTTTTTGAATCAAGTTGAAGCCGCTTATGAAACAAAGGGTTCTGTAAAAGATATCTTGGACAGCTATGCTATTTTTAAAACCATTGTGAAGAGTAAAGCGCAAGAAAAGCAAATTGATCGTGAATTTGAAAGAAACAGTGGTTATTCAACTTATCAAGCTGTAAAAGCCGCAAAAGCTAAGGAGAAAGGATATATTTCTCTTGGAAAATAA
- a CDS encoding DUF1858 domain-containing protein: MNNIIDLSKPVAETIKEHPEVKEILVDLGFKPLSKPAMLNTVGKVTSLKAGAKLANISLEKIQRTLEFNGYEVIGGSYD, encoded by the coding sequence ATGAACAATATTATAGATTTATCAAAACCAGTCGCTGAGACGATTAAGGAACACCCAGAAGTGAAGGAGATTTTGGTAGATTTGGGGTTTAAGCCATTGTCAAAACCTGCCATGCTAAACACAGTTGGGAAAGTAACATCTCTGAAAGCTGGTGCAAAGTTAGCTAATATTTCACTTGAAAAAATTCAACGAACACTTGAATTTAATGGTTATGAGGTGATTGGAGGCAGTTATGACTGA
- a CDS encoding inositol monophosphatase family protein, with translation MENKFTFAKALIHAAGDFIKNNMVQDLQIEEKTRFDDLVTNLDKATQELLITKIKQAYPNDNIMAEENNIHHPISDGNVWVLDPIDGTVNFVVQGANFAVMIAYYENGKGQFGLIYDVANDILYSGGGQFDVYANDKRLTPYQDVALKRTLIGCNASMFSCNYCGIRDLVDQTLGVRVYGGAGLSMAYVMTGQLLAYFSYIQPWDYAAAKIMGEKLGYVLLTLDGKEPDFATRQKVMFVPKQKLSTIQTYLD, from the coding sequence TTGGAAAATAAGTTTACATTTGCTAAAGCTTTAATTCATGCTGCGGGGGATTTTATCAAAAATAATATGGTTCAGGATCTGCAGATTGAAGAAAAAACGCGTTTTGATGATTTGGTGACAAATCTCGATAAGGCAACTCAGGAATTATTAATTACTAAGATTAAGCAAGCTTATCCTAATGACAATATTATGGCTGAAGAAAATAATATTCATCATCCTATTTCAGACGGCAATGTTTGGGTATTAGATCCGATTGACGGTACGGTTAATTTTGTTGTTCAAGGGGCTAATTTTGCGGTAATGATTGCTTATTACGAAAATGGCAAAGGGCAGTTTGGTTTGATTTATGATGTTGCTAACGACATCTTGTATAGCGGTGGTGGACAATTTGATGTTTATGCCAACGACAAACGACTTACACCTTACCAAGATGTGGCGCTTAAACGAACTTTAATTGGCTGCAATGCTAGTATGTTTTCATGCAATTATTGTGGAATTCGTGACCTTGTTGACCAGACGCTAGGTGTTCGTGTTTATGGCGGAGCTGGTCTTAGTATGGCGTATGTTATGACAGGGCAATTGTTAGCTTATTTCTCATATATTCAACCATGGGATTATGCTGCGGCAAAAATCATGGGAGAGAAATTAGGCTATGTTTTGTTAACGCTTGACGGAAAAGAGCCAGATTTTGCAACGCGCCAGAAAGTGATGTTTGTTCCTAAGCAGAAACTATCAACGATTCAAACTTATTTGGATTGA
- the truB gene encoding tRNA pseudouridine(55) synthase TruB — protein sequence MINGIINLKKEAGMTSHDAVFKLRKILHEKKIGHGGTLDPDVVGVLPIAVGKATRVIEYMTEAGKIYRGQICLGYSTTTEDASGERLETMPVSDVAVEEVDLALRSFIGEITQIPPMYSAVKVNGKRLYEYARAGQTVERPERHVTIYDFKRTSPLEFKDDCCYFDFEVACSKGTYIRTLSVDLGKKLGYASHMSYLEREASAGLRLENALTLAEIADKVALEEFSFLLPVEYGVMDLPRVDLTEDQKIEISFGRKIALDRKDGQLAGFYEDKLVAILEPRDDLYKPHKVFI from the coding sequence ATGATTAACGGAATTATTAATTTAAAAAAAGAAGCAGGAATGACGAGTCACGACGCAGTCTTTAAGCTTCGAAAAATATTGCATGAAAAGAAAATTGGTCACGGAGGAACGCTAGACCCTGACGTTGTTGGAGTTCTGCCAATTGCTGTCGGTAAAGCAACACGTGTGATTGAATACATGACAGAAGCTGGCAAGATTTACCGTGGGCAGATTTGTCTAGGGTATTCGACAACAACGGAAGATGCTAGTGGTGAACGTCTTGAGACAATGCCAGTTAGTGATGTAGCAGTAGAAGAAGTTGACTTGGCTTTGAGAAGTTTTATCGGCGAAATCACTCAAATTCCTCCTATGTACTCAGCAGTTAAAGTCAATGGCAAACGATTATATGAATATGCTCGCGCTGGTCAAACAGTTGAGCGACCTGAACGCCATGTGACAATCTATGATTTCAAACGCACTAGCCCGTTAGAATTTAAAGATGATTGTTGTTATTTTGATTTTGAAGTGGCTTGTAGTAAAGGAACTTACATTCGTACGTTGTCAGTTGATTTAGGAAAAAAACTTGGCTACGCTAGTCATATGTCGTATTTGGAACGCGAAGCTTCAGCTGGTTTACGACTAGAAAACGCCTTAACGTTGGCAGAAATCGCTGACAAAGTAGCTTTGGAAGAATTTTCATTTCTTCTTCCTGTCGAATACGGCGTTATGGATTTACCACGTGTTGATTTGACCGAAGACCAAAAAATAGAGATTTCTTTTGGACGAAAAATTGCTTTAGATAGAAAAGATGGACAACTTGCGGGATTTTATGAGGATAAGTTGGTGGCAATTCTTGAGCCGCGAGATGACCTTTACAAACCGCATAAAGTATTTATCTGA
- a CDS encoding DUF438 domain-containing protein, producing the protein MTENRIEILKDILLRLHHGADAKSVQEDFDQHFTGVSALEISMMEHELMGTDTGITFEDVMSLCNVHANLFKGAISDVDVPDAEQEGHPVYVFKQENLALRAAMLRIRRIIENYEKAENEEFHPDLIRGLKHQLSLLGQFQNHYNRKENLFFPVMERYGHDAPPKVMWSVDDNIRALFEKAQTAVEQLPDLTIEEISSAFEAFAKEFEEMIFKEEAILLMILLETLTQDDWLAIAEESDAYGYAIVKPTAKWQPHRENFEDTKQDLAHSTNQTEDSQENSTTDNQFTKVIDTPEGQFTISFTPKKESQSFDRTSQQPFGNGYLSVEQANLILNHLPLEITFVNKDDIFQYYNDSKAPNEMIFKRTPSQIGRHVELCHPPKVLDKVKKIFTLLRSGERDKVVMWFKSEKLGKFVHVTYAAVRDENGEFQGVLEYVQEIQDFFELGSDNNRNI; encoded by the coding sequence ATGACTGAAAATCGTATTGAAATACTAAAAGATATTCTGTTACGTTTGCATCATGGTGCTGATGCTAAGTCTGTTCAAGAGGATTTTGACCAGCATTTTACAGGTGTGTCAGCCTTGGAAATCTCAATGATGGAACATGAGCTAATGGGGACTGATACTGGCATTACTTTTGAGGATGTCATGAGCTTGTGCAATGTTCATGCTAATCTTTTTAAAGGTGCTATCTCAGATGTTGATGTGCCAGATGCGGAGCAAGAAGGGCATCCAGTCTATGTTTTTAAACAAGAAAATCTTGCTTTGCGTGCTGCCATGTTACGCATTCGTCGTATTATTGAAAATTATGAAAAAGCTGAAAACGAGGAATTTCATCCAGATTTGATTCGTGGATTGAAGCATCAGTTGAGTCTTTTAGGGCAATTCCAGAATCATTATAATCGTAAAGAAAACCTCTTTTTCCCAGTAATGGAACGATATGGGCATGATGCACCGCCAAAAGTCATGTGGAGTGTTGATGATAACATTAGAGCACTTTTTGAAAAAGCGCAAACTGCTGTGGAGCAGTTACCTGACCTAACAATCGAGGAAATTTCTTCAGCCTTTGAAGCATTCGCAAAAGAATTCGAGGAAATGATTTTCAAGGAAGAAGCTATTCTCTTAATGATTTTACTAGAAACATTAACTCAAGACGATTGGCTTGCGATTGCCGAAGAAAGTGATGCTTATGGTTATGCTATTGTTAAACCAACAGCTAAATGGCAGCCTCATCGTGAAAATTTTGAGGATACAAAACAAGACCTTGCGCATTCGACAAACCAAACAGAAGATAGTCAAGAAAATTCAACAACTGATAATCAATTTACCAAAGTCATTGATACGCCAGAAGGGCAGTTCACTATTAGCTTTACACCTAAAAAGGAAAGTCAAAGTTTTGACCGTACGAGTCAACAACCATTTGGTAACGGTTACCTATCCGTTGAGCAAGCTAATCTTATTCTCAATCATTTACCATTAGAAATCACTTTCGTCAATAAAGATGATATTTTCCAATATTACAACGATAGTAAAGCACCAAATGAAATGATTTTTAAACGGACACCAAGTCAGATTGGACGCCATGTTGAGCTTTGTCATCCACCAAAAGTTTTAGATAAAGTCAAGAAAATTTTTACGCTTTTGCGCTCTGGTGAACGAGATAAAGTTGTGATGTGGTTCAAGTCAGAAAAACTCGGCAAATTTGTTCATGTCACCTACGCTGCTGTTCGTGATGAAAATGGTGAATTTCAAGGCGTCTTAGAATACGTTCAAGAAATTCAAGATTTCTTTGAGTTAGGTAGCGATAACAATCGCAACATTTAA
- a CDS encoding Spx/MgsR family RNA polymerase-binding regulatory protein, producing MITLFLSPSCTSCRKARAWLNEHDVKFQEHNIITSPLSREELMSILAFTENGTEDIISTRSKVFQKLDVDVDELSVSNLIDLISKNPGLLRRPIILDNKRMQIGFNEDEIRAFLPRDYRKQELRQATIKAEIEG from the coding sequence ATGATTACTTTATTTTTGTCACCAAGTTGTACGAGCTGCCGAAAAGCTCGCGCTTGGTTAAATGAACACGACGTGAAATTTCAAGAGCATAATATTATCACCAGTCCTCTCAGTCGTGAAGAATTAATGTCGATTTTGGCATTTACCGAGAATGGAACAGAAGATATTATTTCAACACGTTCTAAAGTTTTCCAAAAATTAGATGTTGATGTTGATGAATTATCTGTTTCAAACTTGATTGATTTGATTTCAAAAAATCCAGGATTATTGCGTCGTCCGATTATTTTAGATAACAAGCGAATGCAAATCGGATTTAACGAAGACGAGATTCGTGCCTTTCTGCCACGAGACTATCGTAAACAAGAATTGCGTCAAGCAACCATAAAAGCAGAAATTGAAGGATAG
- a CDS encoding ZIP family metal transporter, translated as MIDWLMTQNVVLLALLAGLFTWGCTILGSAGVFFFTKVSRKLLDMMMGFAAGVMIAASFWSLLAPAIDYAQADYGKLAWLPTAVGFLLGGFSLRLIDALVPHLHLGKDVSEAEGIQPKKKLSKIALLFLAITIHNFPEGLAVGVTFGALAFGNMTNAALIGAIGLAVGIGLQNIPEGAALSIPIRADGSSRWHAFFMGAMSAIVEPIGAVLGAALVIVMLQIIPYALAFAAGAMIFVVVEELIPESQNNGNTDIATLGLMIGFVIMMVMDVALG; from the coding sequence ATGATAGATTGGCTGATGACACAGAACGTTGTTTTGTTAGCCTTGTTAGCAGGATTATTTACATGGGGATGTACCATTCTTGGTTCTGCTGGTGTTTTTTTCTTTACAAAAGTTAGTCGTAAATTGCTTGATATGATGATGGGGTTTGCTGCTGGAGTTATGATTGCTGCTTCTTTTTGGTCCTTGTTAGCGCCAGCTATTGATTACGCACAAGCAGACTATGGTAAACTTGCTTGGTTACCAACAGCGGTTGGTTTTCTGTTGGGTGGTTTTAGTTTACGCTTAATTGACGCCCTTGTTCCACATTTGCACTTGGGAAAAGATGTTTCAGAGGCAGAAGGGATTCAACCGAAGAAAAAATTGTCTAAAATAGCGTTGCTCTTTTTAGCCATTACGATTCATAATTTTCCAGAAGGTTTAGCTGTAGGTGTTACTTTTGGAGCGTTAGCATTTGGCAATATGACGAATGCTGCTCTTATCGGAGCAATTGGACTTGCGGTTGGTATTGGGTTACAAAATATTCCTGAGGGGGCGGCGCTTTCCATTCCCATTCGTGCTGATGGTAGTTCACGTTGGCATGCTTTCTTTATGGGAGCAATGTCTGCGATTGTAGAACCTATCGGTGCTGTTTTAGGAGCAGCTCTTGTTATTGTCATGCTACAAATCATCCCATATGCTCTTGCCTTTGCGGCTGGTGCTATGATTTTTGTTGTTGTCGAAGAACTTATTCCAGAGTCGCAAAACAACGGTAATACCGATATTGCCACACTTGGACTTATGATTGGTTTTGTCATTATGATGGTGATGGACGTTGCCTTGGGATAA
- a CDS encoding putative quinol monooxygenase, translating into MAITVNLYYKGTNGNAKKFMEEMEKSGTAAAIRAEKGNLRYDYFFPANDPETVLLIDSWENQEAIDVHHASPMMTTLAELREKYDLHMTVERYVSDDSKVDSEFIRK; encoded by the coding sequence ATGGCAATTACAGTTAATTTGTATTACAAGGGTACTAATGGCAACGCTAAAAAATTCATGGAAGAAATGGAAAAATCAGGCACGGCAGCAGCAATTCGAGCTGAAAAAGGAAATTTGAGATATGATTATTTCTTTCCAGCAAATGATCCTGAAACGGTTTTGTTAATTGACAGTTGGGAAAATCAGGAAGCCATTGATGTGCATCATGCTTCACCGATGATGACCACTCTAGCTGAACTTCGAGAAAAATACGACTTACACATGACCGTAGAACGTTACGTGTCTGATGATAGCAAAGTCGATAGTGAATTTATCCGAAAATAA
- the gorA gene encoding glutathione-disulfide reductase, whose product MEVKQYDYIVIGGGSGGIASANRAAMHGAKVILFEAKEVGGTCVNLGCVPKKVMWYGAQVAETLNTYASEYGFQVGQTSFDFKTLKANREAYIDRIHASYERGFDNNGVERVYDYATFVDAHTVEVAGAYYTAPHILIATGGHALYPDIPGAQYGITSDGFFELDDVPKRTAVVGAGYIAVEVAGVLHALGSKTHLFVRRERPLRTFDKEIIDTLVDAMAENGPTLHTFSIPKEVIKNDDDSLTLVLENGETYTVDTLIWAIGRKANVTGFGLEKTGVELNDKGFIKTDDYENTSVDGIYALGDVNGKLELTPVAVKAGRQLSERLFNDKPNAKMDYKDVATVIFSHPAIGSIGYSEEKAIAEFGEEQIKIYRSSFTPMYTALGSHRQPSKMKLVTLGKDEKIIGLHGIGYGVDEMIQGFSVAIKMGATKEDFDNTVAIHPTGAEEFVTMR is encoded by the coding sequence ATGGAAGTAAAACAATATGATTACATTGTTATCGGTGGTGGCTCTGGCGGAATTGCTTCAGCTAATCGTGCCGCTATGCACGGCGCAAAAGTCATTCTTTTTGAAGCAAAGGAAGTCGGTGGAACTTGTGTCAATCTAGGATGTGTTCCTAAAAAAGTCATGTGGTACGGCGCACAGGTAGCTGAAACGTTAAATACCTACGCTAGTGAATACGGTTTTCAAGTTGGTCAAACTTCTTTTGATTTTAAAACTCTGAAAGCCAATCGTGAAGCCTATATTGATCGTATTCATGCTTCTTACGAACGCGGTTTTGATAATAATGGTGTTGAGCGTGTCTATGATTATGCGACCTTCGTTGACGCACATACTGTTGAAGTGGCAGGAGCGTATTACACAGCGCCGCATATTTTAATTGCTACTGGTGGTCATGCACTTTATCCCGATATTCCTGGGGCGCAATACGGTATCACATCGGACGGATTTTTTGAGTTAGATGATGTGCCAAAACGTACTGCGGTAGTCGGTGCAGGGTATATTGCCGTGGAAGTAGCTGGTGTCTTGCATGCACTCGGTTCAAAAACGCACCTTTTTGTTCGCCGTGAGCGTCCTCTACGAACTTTTGATAAGGAAATCATTGATACTTTGGTGGATGCTATGGCTGAAAATGGTCCAACGTTGCACACTTTTTCGATTCCTAAAGAAGTTATCAAGAATGATGATGATAGTTTGACATTGGTTCTGGAAAATGGTGAGACTTATACAGTTGACACGCTTATTTGGGCAATTGGTCGTAAGGCAAATGTTACTGGGTTTGGTCTTGAAAAGACGGGTGTAGAACTTAATGATAAAGGATTTATCAAAACTGATGACTACGAAAACACATCAGTTGACGGCATTTACGCTCTTGGTGATGTCAATGGTAAATTGGAATTAACACCAGTCGCTGTCAAGGCGGGTCGTCAGCTGTCAGAGCGTCTTTTCAATGACAAACCAAATGCTAAAATGGATTATAAAGATGTAGCGACTGTTATTTTTAGTCACCCAGCAATTGGTTCAATCGGCTATTCAGAAGAAAAAGCCATTGCAGAGTTTGGCGAAGAACAAATCAAAATCTATCGTTCAAGTTTCACACCAATGTACACAGCTTTAGGCAGTCATCGTCAACCAAGTAAGATGAAGCTAGTTACTCTTGGAAAAGATGAAAAAATCATTGGCTTGCATGGAATCGGCTATGGCGTCGATGAAATGATTCAAGGCTTCTCAGTTGCTATCAAAATGGGCGCTACCAAGGAAGATTTTGATAATACGGTAGCCATTCACCCAACAGGAGCAGAGGAATTTGTGACGATGAGATAG
- a CDS encoding DNA-3-methyladenine glycosylase I yields MTDGKCRAWYEGDHILEEYHDNEWCKVAHDDQFQFEMLCLEGASVGLSWKTIMHKRESYRRAFHDFDIDTCAKMSDDELEQLLSNSGLIRNRNKIFSVRKNAQIVQEIQKEFGSFDTYLWSFIDGKQIDNKWKTLEDVPTVSDLSERLSKDMKKRGIGFVGPVITHSFLQAVGIVNDHLVNCDYR; encoded by the coding sequence ATGACTGACGGAAAATGCCGCGCATGGTACGAAGGTGACCATATTTTAGAAGAATACCATGATAACGAATGGTGTAAGGTGGCACATGACGACCAGTTTCAATTTGAAATGCTTTGCCTAGAAGGGGCAAGTGTTGGCTTGTCATGGAAAACAATCATGCACAAACGTGAAAGCTATCGCCGTGCTTTTCATGATTTCGACATCGACACCTGCGCTAAAATGTCAGATGACGAATTGGAACAATTATTGTCAAATTCGGGCTTGATTCGCAACCGAAATAAGATTTTTAGTGTTCGAAAGAACGCTCAAATTGTGCAAGAGATTCAAAAAGAATTCGGCTCTTTTGATACCTATCTTTGGAGTTTTATAGACGGCAAGCAGATTGATAATAAGTGGAAAACGCTAGAAGATGTGCCGACGGTGTCTGATTTATCAGAGAGACTAAGCAAAGACATGAAAAAACGTGGCATTGGATTTGTCGGACCCGTTATTACCCACTCATTCCTACAAGCTGTTGGTATTGTTAATGACCATCTCGTTAATTGTGATTATCGATAG
- a CDS encoding DUF2130 domain-containing protein: MNNIKCPHCGTVFTINETEYSQLLAQVRSNEFDKEIHDRLEKEKALLEEKSKNDLQTQASAKDKEISELTTQLEQLKQTLSLENQRLLSQKEQEIAELTVQLENLTSVKDLELTQALTEKDKELSDLSAQIEQLKQSFTLENQQALSKKETEIAELKAQLENLSSVKELELNQALSKKDKELVEVQNQLERLSLENKNSLVEAVAAVEKERDDAKSKLALQEKEAELSLASVKSDYEAQLKAANEQVEFYKNFKAQQSTKAIGESLEVYAETEFNKVRAYAFPNATFGKDNEVSSRGSKGDFIYRETDENGIEILSIMFEMKNEADETKAKHKNRDFYKELDKDRREKNCEYAVLVTMLEADNDYFNTGIVDVSHEYEKMYVVRPQLFIQLIGILRNAALNSLKYKQELALVREQNIDITHFEDDLETFKNAFAKNYTSASNNFKKAIDEIDKSIRRMEEVKRFLTTSENQLRLANNKLDDVSVKKLTRKNPTMRAKFEALKEE; this comes from the coding sequence ATGAATAATATTAAATGCCCGCATTGCGGAACTGTTTTTACAATCAATGAGACAGAGTATAGTCAGCTTTTAGCACAAGTCCGTAGCAATGAATTTGACAAAGAAATCCACGACCGTCTTGAAAAAGAAAAGGCTTTGCTAGAAGAAAAATCAAAAAACGATTTGCAGACCCAAGCTAGCGCGAAAGATAAAGAAATCAGCGAGCTAACCACGCAGCTAGAACAGCTAAAACAGACACTATCCTTAGAAAACCAACGCCTTCTAAGTCAAAAAGAGCAAGAAATCGCTGAGTTGACAGTACAATTGGAAAACTTAACTTCCGTAAAAGACCTTGAATTGACACAAGCATTGACCGAAAAAGATAAGGAATTGTCAGATTTATCCGCTCAAATCGAGCAGTTAAAACAATCTTTTACCTTAGAAAATCAGCAAGCACTTAGTAAAAAAGAAACAGAAATCGCAGAACTTAAAGCACAATTGGAGAATTTATCTTCCGTAAAAGAACTAGAACTAAATCAAGCGTTATCTAAGAAAGATAAGGAATTGGTTGAGGTTCAAAATCAACTGGAACGTTTATCACTTGAAAACAAAAACAGTCTAGTTGAAGCCGTTGCGGCTGTTGAAAAAGAGCGTGATGATGCTAAATCAAAATTAGCTCTTCAAGAAAAAGAGGCAGAATTATCCTTAGCTTCTGTCAAGAGTGACTATGAAGCGCAACTAAAAGCGGCTAACGAGCAGGTGGAATTTTACAAAAATTTCAAAGCGCAACAATCTACAAAAGCTATCGGAGAAAGTCTAGAAGTCTATGCTGAAACGGAGTTTAATAAGGTTCGTGCTTACGCCTTTCCAAATGCCACTTTCGGTAAAGACAATGAAGTATCAAGTCGTGGTTCAAAAGGGGATTTCATTTATCGTGAAACAGACGAAAATGGTATTGAAATACTATCCATCATGTTTGAGATGAAAAATGAAGCTGATGAAACAAAAGCGAAGCACAAAAATAGAGATTTCTATAAAGAATTAGACAAAGACCGTCGCGAGAAAAATTGTGAGTATGCCGTTTTAGTAACCATGCTAGAAGCAGACAATGATTACTTCAATACTGGTATTGTTGACGTTAGTCATGAGTATGAAAAAATGTACGTTGTCCGTCCGCAACTATTCATTCAGTTGATTGGTATTTTGCGAAATGCTGCGCTCAACTCACTCAAATACAAGCAAGAGTTAGCTTTGGTACGTGAACAAAATATTGATATCACACACTTTGAAGATGACCTTGAAACCTTCAAAAATGCTTTTGCTAAGAACTATACTTCAGCAAGTAATAACTTCAAAAAAGCCATTGATGAAATTGATAAATCAATCCGCCGCATGGAAGAAGTTAAGCGTTTCTTGACAACTAGTGAAAATCAGCTCCGCCTTGCTAATAATAAATTAGACGATGTTTCCGTCAAAAAATTAACACGAAAAAATCCAACCATGCGTGCCAAATTTGAAGCATTAAAAGAAGAATAG
- a CDS encoding bifunctional riboflavin kinase/FAD synthetase, whose amino-acid sequence MEIQRIKDYKDITNAKDSVLVLGYFDGLHRGHKALFDKAKEIAKRDNLALTVLTFNESPRLALSHFTPDLLLSLTSPEKRYEKFAEYGVDYLYLIDFTSTFSKLSAKNFLENYIKQLRAKIIVVGFDYKFGHDRKDATDLAQQFNGDVVVVPEVQDNGEKISSTRIRQLIFDGNIKEVNRLLGYNFSTRGIVVHGDARGRTIGFPTANLAPIDNVFLPGDGVYVSDVIVNGKSYRAMTSVGKNITFGGTELRLEANIFDFKDEIYGETLEIIWLDKIRDMVKFAGADELIEQLKSDKEVAANWKKDSQVP is encoded by the coding sequence ATGGAAATTCAACGAATAAAAGATTACAAAGACATAACAAATGCCAAAGATAGTGTGTTAGTATTAGGATACTTTGATGGGCTTCATCGAGGACACAAGGCATTATTTGATAAAGCAAAAGAGATTGCTAAACGTGATAATTTAGCACTAACTGTCCTAACGTTTAATGAGTCTCCACGTCTTGCTCTATCACATTTTACGCCTGATTTATTGCTTAGTTTAACCTCGCCTGAAAAGCGCTATGAGAAGTTTGCGGAATATGGTGTTGATTATCTGTATTTGATTGATTTTACGTCAACTTTTTCAAAACTCTCTGCAAAAAACTTTTTAGAAAACTACATCAAACAGTTGCGTGCCAAGATAATTGTTGTCGGATTTGATTATAAATTCGGACACGACCGTAAAGATGCTACTGATTTAGCGCAACAATTCAACGGTGACGTTGTCGTTGTGCCAGAAGTTCAAGATAATGGTGAAAAAATTAGTTCAACACGGATTCGTCAGTTGATTTTTGATGGCAATATTAAAGAAGTTAATCGTTTATTAGGTTACAATTTTAGTACGCGTGGTATTGTCGTACATGGTGATGCGCGTGGGCGAACTATTGGTTTTCCAACGGCTAACCTAGCGCCGATTGATAACGTTTTTCTACCTGGAGACGGCGTTTATGTTTCCGATGTTATTGTCAACGGAAAATCTTATCGTGCCATGACAAGTGTTGGCAAAAATATCACCTTTGGTGGTACTGAATTACGTCTGGAAGCCAATATTTTTGATTTCAAAGATGAGATTTATGGTGAGACACTTGAAATAATCTGGTTAGATAAAATCCGTGATATGGTAAAATTTGCAGGCGCTGATGAATTGATTGAACAATTGAAATCTGATAAGGAAGTTGCTGCAAATTGGAAAAAAGATAGCCAAGTTCCTTAA
- a CDS encoding N-acetyltransferase has translation MTLIDAIKNRALSENIHALALNSEDALERQIARRFYENYGFKQASRGYSLYLK, from the coding sequence ATGACCTTGATAGATGCTATCAAAAATCGTGCACTATCTGAAAATATTCACGCTTTAGCGCTAAATAGTGAGGATGCTTTAGAACGACAAATAGCTCGTCGTTTTTATGAAAATTATGGTTTCAAGCAAGCTAGTCGTGGTTATTCTCTCTATCTAAAATAA
- a CDS encoding thioredoxin domain-containing protein: MTTFADYFTPISAKEANAQLQTADNFILFIGRPTCPYCRRFEPKLTQVAKDNQLTVHFLNSENQDSDTQELRTTYDVPTVPGLLVAKSGHVKVVCDSSLSEEAILDFITH, translated from the coding sequence ATGACAACATTTGCAGATTATTTTACACCTATTTCAGCCAAGGAGGCTAATGCACAACTTCAAACTGCGGATAATTTTATTCTTTTTATCGGACGTCCGACTTGTCCATATTGTCGCCGTTTTGAGCCAAAACTAACGCAAGTGGCGAAAGATAATCAATTAACTGTTCATTTCTTAAATAGTGAAAATCAAGATTCAGACACGCAAGAGCTTCGCACAACTTATGATGTTCCAACAGTTCCAGGGCTTTTGGTAGCCAAATCAGGTCATGTGAAAGTGGTCTGCGATTCATCCTTATCAGAAGAAGCTATTTTAGATTTTATAACGCATTGA